The following proteins are co-located in the Gloeocapsa sp. PCC 7428 genome:
- a CDS encoding NAD(P)H-quinone oxidoreductase subunit 4 has protein sequence MLSIQIPWLTTVILLPLVAALAIPLIPDNQGKTVRWYALGVGIADFVLMVYAVWQNYDLQISTFQLAESYPWIPQLGMNWSVAVDGLSLPLVLLTGFVTTLSILAAWNVTKKPRLFFALMLMMYSAQIGVFVAQDMLLFFLMWELELVPVYLLISIWGGQNRRYAATKFILYTAAGSIFILVAAFAMAMYGDVVTFDMATLGIKQYPRAFELLVYAALLIAFGVKLPIFPLHTWLPDAHSEASAPVSMILAGVLLKMAGYGLIRMNIEMLPSAHVAFAPVLAILGVVNIVYGALTAFAQTNLKRRLAYSSIAHMGFVLIGIASFTELGIGGAVLQMVSHGLIAASLFFLSGVTYERTHTLIMEKMGGMAQAMPKVFALFTAGAMASLALPGMSGFVGELTIFLGITTSDAYNPAFKVVVTLLAAVGVILTPIYLLSMLRQVFYGKDNTGIVIEEYLGDAKPREVFIAACLLLPIIGIGMYPKLATQTYDVKTVAVAAQVRQVLPTVIAQKQRSPLYSTALVAPQLAVPESQVLIASE, from the coding sequence ATGCTTAGCATACAAATTCCTTGGTTAACAACTGTCATTCTGTTACCGCTAGTGGCTGCCCTAGCCATTCCTTTGATTCCAGACAATCAAGGTAAAACAGTTCGCTGGTACGCCTTGGGTGTAGGAATTGCGGACTTCGTTCTGATGGTATACGCCGTTTGGCAGAACTACGATTTACAAATCTCAACATTTCAACTTGCTGAAAGCTATCCTTGGATACCCCAGCTAGGCATGAATTGGTCGGTTGCGGTAGATGGCTTATCGTTACCGTTGGTATTGTTAACAGGCTTTGTGACAACTTTGTCAATCTTGGCAGCGTGGAACGTGACGAAAAAGCCACGCTTATTTTTCGCGTTGATGCTGATGATGTACAGCGCGCAAATTGGCGTCTTTGTTGCCCAAGATATGCTGCTGTTCTTCCTGATGTGGGAACTCGAATTAGTACCTGTTTACTTGCTGATTTCGATTTGGGGAGGACAAAATCGCCGCTACGCCGCAACAAAGTTTATCCTCTACACCGCTGCGGGATCGATATTTATCCTCGTCGCCGCGTTTGCGATGGCAATGTATGGCGATGTTGTTACCTTTGACATGGCAACCTTGGGTATTAAGCAATATCCTAGAGCGTTTGAATTATTAGTTTACGCTGCATTACTCATTGCTTTTGGCGTTAAGTTACCAATTTTCCCATTACACACTTGGCTTCCAGACGCGCACAGTGAAGCTTCTGCACCTGTATCAATGATTTTGGCGGGTGTATTGCTCAAAATGGCAGGCTACGGGCTAATTCGCATGAATATCGAAATGTTGCCCTCGGCTCATGTTGCGTTTGCTCCTGTACTCGCTATTTTAGGTGTCGTCAATATTGTCTACGGTGCATTAACCGCGTTTGCGCAAACAAATCTCAAGCGCCGCTTAGCTTATTCTTCGATCGCGCACATGGGTTTTGTGCTAATCGGTATTGCTTCGTTTACCGAACTTGGTATCGGTGGTGCAGTACTGCAAATGGTATCGCATGGTTTGATTGCGGCTAGCTTGTTCTTCTTATCCGGAGTCACCTACGAGCGCACGCATACGCTGATCATGGAGAAAATGGGTGGTATGGCGCAAGCAATGCCCAAAGTTTTCGCACTCTTCACCGCTGGGGCGATGGCTTCATTAGCGCTACCTGGAATGAGTGGCTTTGTTGGTGAATTAACGATCTTCTTGGGAATTACCACGAGTGATGCTTACAATCCTGCGTTTAAGGTTGTTGTAACTCTCTTAGCTGCGGTGGGCGTGATTTTAACTCCAATCTACTTGTTGTCGATGCTGCGCCAAGTGTTTTACGGCAAAGACAATACTGGCATTGTGATTGAAGAGTATCTTGGGGATGCGAAGCCACGCGAGGTATTTATTGCAGCTTGCTTGTTGCTACCAATTATCGGCATCGGGATGTATCCAAAGTTGGCAACTCAGACGTATGATGTAAAAACAGTTGCGGTTGCAGCGCAAGTACGTCAAGTTTTACCGACAGTTATCGCGCAAAAGCAGCGATCGCCTTTATACTCAACTGCATTAGTTGCACCACAGCTGGCTGTACCTGAATCACAAGTACTGATTGCTAGCGAATAA
- a CDS encoding dienelactone hydrolase family protein, which produces MKILRSLLLAPIFALAFSTVAQAVVRTQVVQYKQGNTVLEGYLAYDDEIQGRRPGVMVVHEWTGINPYIQQRAQQLAKLGYVAFAADIYGKGIRPKNPQEAAAQAKIYRSNRQLMRDRALAGLQVLQKNSLTDVQRIAAIGYCFGGSTVLELARSGANVAGVVSFHGSLDTPNPSDAKNIKGKVLVLHGAEDPLVPPEQVLGFAEEMGTAGVDWQLIAYGGAVHSFTNPEAGNDKSQGTAYNQLADRRSWQDMRQFFAEIFGVR; this is translated from the coding sequence ATGAAGATCTTACGCTCACTTTTACTTGCTCCTATTTTTGCTTTAGCGTTTAGCACTGTTGCCCAAGCTGTAGTTAGAACACAAGTTGTACAATACAAGCAAGGCAACACGGTATTAGAAGGATATCTTGCCTATGATGATGAAATTCAAGGTAGACGTCCTGGCGTGATGGTTGTTCATGAGTGGACAGGAATTAATCCCTATATCCAACAACGCGCACAACAATTAGCAAAACTAGGATACGTTGCGTTTGCAGCTGATATTTACGGTAAAGGTATTCGACCTAAAAATCCCCAAGAAGCAGCAGCACAAGCTAAAATCTACAGATCTAACCGTCAGTTGATGCGCGATCGCGCTTTGGCGGGGTTACAGGTTCTCCAAAAAAATTCTTTAACTGATGTCCAACGCATTGCTGCTATTGGATACTGTTTCGGTGGTAGCACTGTGTTGGAACTCGCGCGTAGTGGGGCAAATGTCGCTGGTGTCGTCAGTTTTCACGGTAGTCTTGATACACCAAATCCCAGTGATGCGAAAAATATCAAAGGCAAAGTACTTGTTTTACATGGTGCGGAAGATCCTCTAGTACCGCCTGAACAAGTTTTAGGCTTTGCTGAGGAAATGGGTACCGCTGGCGTAGATTGGCAATTAATCGCTTATGGTGGTGCTGTTCACAGTTTTACAAATCCTGAAGCGGGTAATGATAAATCTCAAGGTACAGCGTATAATCAGTTAGCTGATCGCCGTTCTTGGCAGGATATGCGGCAGTTTTTCGCGGAGATATTTGGTGTAAGGTAA
- the thrB gene encoding homoserine kinase — protein sequence MTHSVSVSVPATTANLGPGFDCIGAALTLYNHFKFTHQEEVAIRVTGTESDRVRTDETNLVYRSFVKLYEHIEQTPPSVHIDIAMDVPLARGLGSSATAIVGGLVGGNLLAGEPLDTNAVMELAIALEGHPDNVVPALLGGCRLAASVGGNEPQRHQGRKGWEVCDVPWHESIVPVVAIPDFELSTVEARRVLPSEVSRGDAIFNTAHLGLLLRGLETGNEAWIRAALQDRLHQPYRQALIRAYEAVQQAAIAAGAYGLVISGAGPTLLALTNQRQAEAVIAAIAQAWQQVGVNPHVRSLEIDKFGARSTIEVA from the coding sequence ATGACTCACTCTGTCTCTGTCTCGGTTCCGGCGACAACGGCTAACTTAGGTCCTGGTTTTGATTGTATTGGTGCAGCGTTGACGCTGTATAACCATTTCAAGTTTACGCATCAAGAGGAAGTCGCAATTCGCGTGACAGGAACAGAAAGCGATCGCGTCCGCACGGATGAGACTAATTTGGTTTATCGCTCGTTTGTCAAATTATATGAACATATCGAACAAACACCACCATCTGTGCATATAGATATTGCGATGGATGTGCCGCTAGCGCGGGGTTTGGGAAGTTCCGCAACAGCTATTGTTGGGGGTTTGGTTGGGGGAAATCTACTGGCAGGGGAACCACTTGATACAAATGCGGTGATGGAGTTGGCGATCGCTTTGGAAGGACATCCTGATAATGTGGTTCCGGCGTTGTTGGGGGGATGTCGGTTGGCGGCGAGTGTTGGGGGAAATGAACCACAAAGGCACCAAGGACGCAAAGGTTGGGAAGTTTGTGATGTGCCTTGGCATGAGAGCATAGTGCCTGTGGTGGCGATTCCTGATTTTGAGCTTTCAACGGTTGAGGCGCGGCGAGTTTTACCGAGTGAGGTGAGTCGAGGGGATGCGATTTTTAATACGGCGCATTTGGGGTTATTGTTACGCGGGTTGGAGACGGGAAATGAAGCTTGGATTCGGGCGGCGTTGCAGGATCGATTGCATCAGCCTTATCGTCAAGCTTTGATTCGCGCTTATGAAGCGGTACAACAAGCGGCGATCGCTGCTGGGGCGTATGGTTTGGTTATTAGTGGTGCAGGTCCTACACTACTTGCTTTGACGAACCAAAGACAAGCTGAGGCGGTAATTGCGGCGATCGCTCAAGCTTGGCAGCAAGTAGGAGTGAATCCACACGTGCGATCGCTCGAAATTGATAAGTTCGGTGCGCGTAGCACGATTGAGGTAGCCTAG
- a CDS encoding class I SAM-dependent methyltransferase, whose amino-acid sequence MTAKQPHGWYTTVASVYTSEQRKNWYSTAADAYNRVRPRYPQQLIYRAVEWAKLPDDGVILEVGCGPGIATVAFADLGFSMVCLEPNQEMWQLAQQNCLQYPNVEIINASFEEWQLEARKFDAVIAATSFHWISPEIGYQKAAAALQDKASFILLWNAIPIQPPLAIYQLLEEVYQTYAPSLAQYEARSIQEENLKAFGQAVIDSGRFKDLMSEQLTWEAIHSVDDYLTLLGTLSPYIRLELHKRDALFAGIRELLGRNGIERIPVGYLSVLQVAQRM is encoded by the coding sequence ATGACAGCGAAACAACCTCATGGCTGGTACACTACCGTTGCTAGTGTCTACACTTCAGAACAAAGAAAAAACTGGTACAGTACAGCAGCAGATGCTTACAACCGAGTCAGACCGCGCTATCCGCAACAGTTGATTTACCGTGCTGTCGAGTGGGCTAAACTGCCTGATGATGGAGTTATTTTAGAAGTAGGCTGTGGTCCTGGGATTGCAACAGTCGCGTTTGCAGATCTTGGCTTTTCGATGGTTTGTTTGGAACCAAACCAAGAAATGTGGCAGTTAGCACAGCAAAATTGCTTACAGTATCCGAACGTAGAAATTATCAATGCTTCATTTGAAGAATGGCAGTTAGAGGCTAGGAAATTCGATGCTGTAATTGCTGCAACTTCTTTTCATTGGATTTCACCTGAAATTGGGTATCAAAAAGCTGCTGCTGCGCTGCAAGATAAGGCTTCGTTCATTTTGCTGTGGAATGCGATTCCGATTCAACCTCCACTCGCTATTTATCAACTGTTAGAGGAGGTTTATCAGACTTACGCGCCGTCGCTTGCACAATATGAAGCAAGAAGCATTCAAGAAGAAAATCTCAAAGCGTTTGGACAAGCGGTGATTGATTCAGGGCGATTTAAAGATTTGATGTCTGAACAATTGACTTGGGAAGCGATTCATAGTGTTGATGACTATTTGACGCTTTTAGGTACGTTGTCACCATATATTAGGTTAGAACTGCACAAGCGAGACGCGTTGTTCGCGGGAATCAGGGAATTGTTGGGAAGAAACGGTATTGAGAGGATTCCGGTTGGTTATCTTTCTGTGCTTCAGGTTGCTCAAAGAATGTGA
- a CDS encoding VOC family protein: protein MKLGAIHHIALTVSDMERSEAFYNKLLGFMGYEQGEKTEQLILWASSHSAMTISPAKQQFHQKCDRYSPGLHHLAFSADRREDIDKLYQELLEQQVTILDPPAEYDYLPGYYAVYFLDPDGIKLELAHTPT, encoded by the coding sequence ATGAAACTAGGAGCGATTCATCATATTGCCTTGACGGTATCTGATATGGAGCGATCAGAAGCTTTTTACAACAAACTACTCGGCTTTATGGGTTATGAACAAGGCGAAAAAACAGAACAATTAATTCTTTGGGCAAGTTCTCACAGTGCGATGACGATTTCTCCAGCGAAGCAGCAATTTCATCAAAAATGCGATCGCTATTCTCCAGGATTGCATCATCTAGCGTTTAGTGCCGATCGTCGCGAAGATATAGACAAACTGTATCAAGAACTGCTCGAGCAGCAAGTTACAATTCTCGATCCGCCTGCTGAATATGACTATCTACCAGGTTACTATGCTGTCTACTTTCTCGACCCCGATGGTATCAAATTGGAATTAGCACATACACCCACTTGA
- a CDS encoding YqaE/Pmp3 family membrane protein, with amino-acid sequence MDIIRLLCAIFLPPLGVFLQVGLGRDFWINVLLTLLGYIPGIVHAVWIILSK; translated from the coding sequence ATGGACATTATTCGATTACTTTGTGCAATCTTCCTACCGCCACTTGGTGTTTTCTTGCAGGTAGGATTAGGTCGAGATTTTTGGATTAACGTCCTTCTCACTTTACTAGGTTACATTCCAGGAATCGTTCACGCGGTTTGGATCATTCTTTCCAAATAA